In Colwellia sp. PAMC 20917, a single genomic region encodes these proteins:
- a CDS encoding family 16 glycosylhydrolase, which produces MKNKQSNKKSLLVLVLILIPVLLIGRALISDDERYQADEGHLASAHQGDKQSDHSEKDNTVVWAINVGGSEYVGVDGISYQADQSITTGDIGTIENIKGSQDSFIYQSFRFGNIDIKQPMENGLYDIIFKFAEPEDKAMDARVFNVFAENKLVISDLNVRLARDGKHLSALARAVYNVEVTDGQLDINFEAINGQPILSALIVRKKEIESKQWQLVWSDEFNYQGKPDPNKWSYDIWPARKVNSEDQTYTDNLKNVHVKDSNLVITAYKENLDDAKYTSGRIHSQGKGDFLYGRVDVRAKLPAGQGTWSAIWMLPSDPFKYSSTCQENDDWQGSATCDAWPNSGEIDIMEHVGYDMQTIHGTVHNKAYYWANWEQRKGSIEGQDVEKAFHLYSVEWTPESITVLFDNVPYFFYSNESSGWRAWPYDHPYHVILNLAIGGMWGKAGGPIDDRIFPVSMEVDFVRIFKPLNQ; this is translated from the coding sequence ATGAAGAATAAACAAAGTAACAAAAAATCATTGCTGGTCTTGGTCTTAATCTTGATCCCCGTATTACTTATTGGCCGAGCACTGATAAGCGACGATGAACGTTATCAGGCCGATGAAGGTCATTTAGCTTCTGCTCATCAGGGCGACAAGCAAAGTGATCATAGTGAAAAAGATAACACGGTAGTCTGGGCAATTAATGTTGGTGGTAGTGAATATGTTGGCGTTGACGGTATAAGCTATCAAGCAGATCAATCGATAACTACCGGTGATATAGGTACGATTGAAAATATCAAAGGCTCACAAGATAGTTTTATTTATCAATCTTTTCGCTTTGGTAATATCGACATTAAGCAACCCATGGAAAATGGCCTGTACGATATCATTTTTAAATTTGCTGAACCCGAAGACAAGGCTATGGATGCTCGTGTCTTCAATGTATTTGCTGAGAATAAGCTGGTTATTAGTGATTTAAATGTCAGGCTTGCTCGAGATGGTAAGCATTTATCGGCCTTAGCACGAGCTGTTTATAATGTTGAAGTAACCGATGGACAGCTAGATATAAACTTTGAAGCGATCAACGGGCAGCCAATCCTTAGTGCCCTAATTGTCCGTAAAAAAGAAATTGAGTCAAAGCAATGGCAATTAGTTTGGAGTGATGAATTTAATTATCAAGGTAAGCCAGATCCAAATAAATGGAGTTATGATATTTGGCCTGCTCGTAAGGTGAACAGTGAAGATCAAACTTATACCGACAACCTCAAAAATGTCCATGTAAAAGACAGTAATTTAGTGATCACCGCCTACAAAGAAAATTTGGACGATGCAAAATATACCTCTGGCCGTATTCACTCACAAGGTAAAGGCGACTTTCTTTACGGACGTGTCGACGTTCGAGCTAAGTTACCGGCAGGGCAAGGCACTTGGTCTGCTATTTGGATGTTACCTAGTGATCCTTTTAAATATTCAAGCACCTGTCAAGAAAACGACGATTGGCAGGGCAGTGCAACCTGTGATGCTTGGCCTAATTCGGGTGAAATAGACATCATGGAACACGTTGGTTACGACATGCAAACCATTCATGGCACCGTACATAATAAAGCTTATTATTGGGCGAATTGGGAACAACGAAAGGGCAGTATCGAAGGTCAAGATGTTGAAAAAGCTTTTCATCTTTACTCCGTTGAGTGGACGCCAGAGAGTATTACCGTATTGTTTGATAATGTGCCTTATTTCTTTTATAGCAATGAATCTAGCGGCTGGCGCGCTTGGCCTTACGATCATCCTTACCACGTTATTCTAAATCTTGCGATTGGCGGTATGTGGGGCAAAGCAGGTGGACCCATAGATGACAGGATTTTTCCAGTATCAATGGAAGTTGACTTTGTCAGAATATTTAAACCCTTAAATCAGTAA
- a CDS encoding glycoside-pentoside-hexuronide (GPH):cation symporter — MLTIREKIAYGLGDTASNIIFQTVMMFLLIFYTDVVGISPAVVGTMFLVVRLFDAITDPLMGALADRTKTRFGQFRPYLLWLAVPFGIISIMAFTTPDLTGNAKVIYAFVTYTLLMMVYTAINIPYSALGGVLTTQPAERVSVQTYRFVLGMLGGLIVAAGTLPLVEYFGDGDKAKGYQLTMVAMSLLGVAMFLLCFSGTKERVCVPENQQTSFFDDLKALWQNDQWRILSLAGLFLLTGQVLRATLAIYYVKYVLGLEAQITLFMSLGMIGSILGCACAQALAKRVCKIKAYISLQLIAAFICVISYFVPKDQVTTAFVLFFLWSFFLQMATPLLWAKMADTIDYGHWKTGVRITGMVYSSVVFFIKLGVAFGGAFAGWLLAYYGYQADVEQTETAKEGILLSFTVYPALGSILVAWVMRKYVLNKEKVEQIHLALKTHGA, encoded by the coding sequence TGATGTGGTGGGTATTTCGCCAGCTGTTGTTGGCACTATGTTTTTAGTGGTGCGTTTATTTGACGCGATAACGGATCCGCTGATGGGGGCACTTGCTGACCGTACTAAAACACGTTTTGGACAATTTCGACCTTATCTACTTTGGCTCGCTGTGCCGTTTGGCATTATTTCTATTATGGCATTTACTACGCCAGACTTGACGGGTAACGCTAAGGTTATATACGCCTTTGTTACTTATACCTTGTTAATGATGGTCTATACCGCAATTAATATCCCATATTCTGCGTTAGGTGGTGTTTTAACGACGCAGCCCGCTGAACGCGTATCAGTACAAACCTATCGATTCGTTTTAGGAATGCTCGGTGGATTAATTGTTGCCGCAGGCACTTTGCCTTTAGTTGAGTATTTTGGTGATGGTGATAAAGCCAAAGGGTATCAGCTCACTATGGTCGCGATGAGCCTTTTAGGCGTGGCGATGTTTCTATTATGTTTTAGTGGTACTAAAGAACGTGTTTGCGTACCTGAAAATCAGCAAACATCGTTTTTCGACGATTTAAAAGCACTGTGGCAAAATGATCAATGGCGAATATTGTCGCTGGCAGGTTTATTTTTATTAACAGGCCAAGTATTAAGAGCCACATTAGCGATATATTATGTTAAATATGTGCTCGGTCTCGAAGCGCAAATTACTTTATTTATGTCGCTGGGCATGATTGGTAGCATTTTAGGCTGCGCTTGTGCTCAAGCTCTTGCAAAAAGAGTTTGCAAGATTAAGGCTTATATTAGTTTACAGCTCATCGCCGCTTTTATCTGTGTGATCAGTTATTTTGTCCCCAAAGATCAAGTAACCACCGCCTTTGTATTGTTTTTTTTATGGAGCTTCTTTTTACAAATGGCAACGCCTTTGTTGTGGGCAAAGATGGCTGACACCATTGATTATGGTCATTGGAAAACAGGTGTTCGCATAACAGGCATGGTCTATTCTTCGGTGGTGTTTTTTATCAAATTAGGTGTCGCTTTTGGTGGCGCTTTCGCCGGTTGGTTACTCGCTTATTATGGCTACCAAGCAGACGTTGAACAAACAGAAACGGCTAAAGAGGGGATTTTACTATCATTCACTGTTTACCCCGCATTAGGTTCAATACTTGTTGCCTGGGTCATGCGAAAGTACGTGCTTAACAAAGAAAAAGTTGAACAAATACATTTAGCCTTAAAGACTCACGGGGCTTAG